A window of the Fusarium poae strain DAOMC 252244 chromosome 3, whole genome shotgun sequence genome harbors these coding sequences:
- a CDS encoding hypothetical protein (TransMembrane:5 (o35-55i67-88o119-144i151-170o190-210i)): protein MADPINSVPGPGHPYFPLDAVIPGYLPNSTGVVELISTFGAIVSAVVGFAVWQATRTRKPVRPIDQFAVGWFALCGFLHVAFEGYYLVHRHQLAGMSTLFAQLWKEYTLSDSRYLTHDIFTVSVETITCLVWGPLSFLTVLGILKDWHGRHVVQIIVCTAHVYGVALYYLTNWNESRVHGVAYSRPETLYFWVYYVGFNLPWAIVPLVLLHDSWSQVSKAFAAFEEKKRG from the exons CAGGGCCTGGGCACCCATACTTTCCCTTAGATGCCGTGATCCCCGGCTATCTCCCAAACAGTACTGGAGTCGTTGAACTGATATCTACTTTCGGAGCGATCGTCAGTGCTGTTGTCGGATTCGCCGTGTGGCAGGCGACTCGTACTCGAAAACCAGTACGCCCTATCGACCAGTTCGCTGTTGGTTGGTTTGCCTTGT GCGGTTTTCTGCATGTAGCTTTTGAAG GATACTATCTCGTACATCGCCATCAACTTGCTGGCATGTCAACTCTCTTTGCCCAACTATGGAAAGAATACACGCTTTCAGACTCTCGATATCTCACCCATGACATATTCACAGTCAGCGTAGAAACCATCACATGT CTCGTCTGGGGTCCTCTCTCTTTTCTCACAGTATTGGGTATCCTAAAAGACTGGCACGGCCGCCACGTAGTGCAGATCATTGTATGCACGGCACATGTGTACGGTGTAGCTCTTTATTACTTGACCAACTGGAACGAGTCGAGAGTGCATGGCGTAGCGTACAGTCGCCCGGAGACGCTGTACTTTTGGGTCTACTACGTGGGGTTCAACCTCCCTTGGGCCATCGTGCCCCTTG TGCTGTTGCATGATAGTTGGTCACAGGTTTCCAAGGCTTTTGCTGCctttgaagagaagaagaggggtTAG